In a single window of the Candidatus Deferrimicrobium sp. genome:
- the accC gene encoding acetyl-CoA carboxylase biotin carboxylase subunit: MIHKVLIANRGEIAVRIIRTCREMGIKTVSVYSTADRDAMHVRMADQAVCIGPPPGADSYLNVPAILSAIEITDADAVHPGYGFLAENAPFAEICANYGVRFIGPSSEAIRLMGDKIEARRAVQKVKVPVVPGSDGAVTEEEEGLRVAKEIGFPVIVKAAAGGGGRGMKIVHSPASFINAFLTAQSEALSAFGVPDVYIEKYFDNARHVEVQVMGDRHGNVIHLGDRDCSIQRRHQKLIEESPAPALPARVRNRLWKAAVDAAVGVKYDSVGTVEFLYVPDGEFHFLEMNTRIQVEHTVTEMVTGIDIVREQIRIADGKKLRYDQKDVPLRGHAIEVRINAEDPETFLPFPGPIHTCIFPGGFGVRVDTAIYPGYVVPSTYDSLLGKLIVHGDDRNEAIMRMRRALDEIRIEGVRTTVPFHKKMMVNSDFVEARLSTNFLEKNIP; the protein is encoded by the coding sequence ATGATCCACAAGGTGCTGATCGCGAACCGGGGCGAGATCGCCGTCCGGATCATCCGGACCTGCCGGGAGATGGGGATAAAGACGGTATCCGTTTATTCGACGGCGGACAGGGACGCGATGCACGTTCGGATGGCGGACCAGGCCGTCTGCATCGGCCCGCCGCCCGGCGCCGACAGTTATCTGAACGTCCCGGCGATCCTCTCCGCGATCGAGATCACCGACGCGGACGCCGTGCATCCCGGCTACGGTTTCCTCGCCGAGAACGCCCCCTTCGCCGAGATCTGCGCCAACTACGGCGTCCGGTTCATCGGGCCCTCTTCCGAGGCGATCCGCCTGATGGGGGACAAGATCGAGGCGCGGCGGGCGGTGCAGAAGGTCAAGGTTCCGGTCGTCCCGGGGAGCGACGGGGCGGTCACGGAGGAGGAGGAGGGGCTTCGGGTCGCCAAGGAGATCGGTTTCCCCGTGATCGTCAAGGCGGCGGCCGGGGGCGGCGGCCGGGGGATGAAGATCGTCCACAGCCCGGCATCCTTCATCAACGCTTTCCTCACGGCCCAGTCGGAGGCGCTGTCGGCCTTCGGCGTTCCCGACGTCTACATCGAGAAATATTTCGACAACGCCCGCCACGTCGAGGTCCAGGTGATGGGGGACCGCCACGGGAACGTGATCCACCTCGGGGACCGCGACTGCTCCATCCAGCGCCGCCACCAGAAATTGATCGAGGAATCGCCCGCCCCGGCCCTCCCGGCTCGCGTCCGGAACCGGTTGTGGAAGGCGGCGGTCGACGCGGCCGTCGGCGTGAAGTACGACAGCGTGGGGACCGTCGAGTTCCTCTACGTGCCCGACGGCGAGTTCCATTTCCTCGAGATGAATACGCGGATCCAGGTCGAGCACACGGTGACGGAGATGGTGACAGGCATCGACATCGTGCGCGAGCAGATCCGGATCGCGGACGGCAAGAAATTGCGCTACGATCAGAAGGACGTCCCGCTGCGCGGCCACGCGATCGAGGTTCGCATCAACGCCGAGGATCCGGAGACCTTCCTTCCGTTTCCCGGTCCGATCCATACCTGTATTTTCCCCGGGGGGTTCGGTGTACGCGTCGACACGGCGATCTACCCCGGCTACGTCGTCCCTTCCACCTACGACTCCCTCCTCGGGAAACTGATCGTGCACGGGGACGACCGGAATGAGGCGATCATGCGGATGCGAAGGGCGCTCGACGAGATCCGGATCGAAGGCGTGCGAACGACGGTGCCGTTCCATAAGAAGATGATGGTCAACTCCGATTTCGTCGAGGCGAGGCTCTCGACGAACTTCCTCGAAAAAAACATACCTTGA